In Rubrivirga marina, the following are encoded in one genomic region:
- a CDS encoding LexA family protein — translation MTTTAPLPLLPGPDVRFPLFRDGCEAGFPSPASDYVEAELSLNELVGAGQPQTYFVRATGRSEVGAGIWPGDLLVIDAAREPAPGDLVVAFVGGEHTVKRFCRDRGGAYLAPDPLPDEAHAFHEIRPGDGEEFVVCGVVTHTVRNLLRRW, via the coding sequence ATGACCACGACCGCGCCGCTGCCGCTCCTCCCCGGCCCCGACGTCCGGTTCCCCCTCTTCCGCGACGGCTGCGAGGCCGGCTTCCCCTCGCCCGCCTCGGACTACGTCGAGGCCGAGCTGAGCCTGAACGAGCTCGTCGGGGCCGGCCAGCCGCAGACGTACTTCGTGCGAGCGACGGGCCGCTCGGAGGTCGGCGCGGGGATCTGGCCGGGCGACCTCCTCGTGATCGACGCCGCGCGCGAGCCGGCCCCCGGCGACCTCGTCGTGGCGTTCGTCGGGGGCGAGCACACGGTCAAGCGGTTCTGCCGAGACCGCGGGGGTGCCTACCTCGCCCCGGACCCGCTGCCAGACGAGGCCCACGCGTTTCACGAGATCCGGCCCGGAGACGGTGAGGAGTTCGTGGTCTGCGGCGTCGTGACGCACACGGTCCGAAACCTCCTCCGACGCTGGTGA
- a CDS encoding Y-family DNA polymerase produces the protein MSALPPPGPPRDRGGASPETRRLVAFVDASAFYCSCERVFRPDLRDEPVVVLSNNDGCVIARSAEAKALGVPMGAPYFQIRERLAARDVAVFSSNYALYHDLSDRLLRVLERFSPDVERYSIDEAFLGLRADPRDPDEPTRLEALAREIRDAVWRATRIPVRVAIAETKTLAKVGSEFARHAPVPCVCFWRHPDRDDVLGALPVEDVWGVGRRWAKRLALGGTQSAADLAAMDDGDIRRCYNVVLLRTALELRGVSCLPLGEAPPPRRSLVRSRMFGTPLTDPGLIAKAVAMHAAAAARMLRREGLAASAVETFVTTGPHARPVHHGRAMTELPSATNDTLAIVRAARSLVGPALATSRVGSPRYKKAGVMLTGLGPAGQSQGSLFEAPVRERPELMEAMDRIARRFGRAAVVPAAQGTPDELRAVHAGRSPAWGMRRDFLSPRYTTVWDEIPTARLDVIDPARLGAEAEGAGGGLGRP, from the coding sequence GTGAGCGCCCTCCCTCCACCCGGCCCGCCTCGGGATCGAGGCGGAGCGAGTCCCGAGACCCGCCGCCTCGTCGCGTTCGTCGACGCGAGCGCGTTCTACTGCTCGTGCGAGCGGGTCTTCCGACCGGACCTCCGAGACGAGCCCGTCGTCGTCCTCTCGAACAACGACGGGTGCGTGATCGCGCGGAGCGCCGAGGCGAAGGCGCTCGGCGTGCCGATGGGCGCGCCGTACTTCCAGATCCGCGAGCGGCTGGCGGCCCGCGACGTGGCCGTGTTCAGCTCGAACTACGCGCTCTACCACGACCTGTCGGACCGCCTGCTCCGCGTGCTGGAGCGGTTCTCGCCCGACGTCGAGCGGTACTCGATCGACGAGGCCTTCCTCGGCCTCCGCGCCGACCCGAGGGACCCGGACGAGCCCACGCGTCTGGAGGCCCTCGCCCGCGAGATCCGCGACGCCGTGTGGCGGGCGACGCGCATCCCCGTCCGCGTCGCCATCGCCGAGACGAAGACGCTGGCGAAGGTCGGGAGCGAGTTCGCCCGGCACGCGCCGGTCCCGTGCGTCTGCTTCTGGCGGCACCCCGACCGCGACGACGTCCTCGGCGCGCTGCCGGTCGAGGACGTCTGGGGCGTCGGGCGGCGGTGGGCGAAGCGGCTGGCGCTCGGCGGGACGCAGTCGGCGGCCGACCTCGCGGCGATGGACGACGGGGACATTCGTCGGTGCTACAACGTGGTCCTGCTGCGGACGGCGCTCGAGCTCCGGGGCGTCTCGTGCCTCCCGCTCGGCGAGGCGCCACCGCCGCGCCGGTCGCTCGTGCGGAGCCGGATGTTCGGCACGCCGCTCACGGATCCCGGGCTCATTGCGAAGGCCGTGGCGATGCACGCGGCGGCGGCGGCCCGGATGCTCCGACGCGAGGGGCTGGCGGCGTCGGCCGTCGAGACGTTCGTGACGACGGGGCCCCACGCGCGCCCCGTCCATCACGGGCGGGCCATGACCGAGCTGCCGTCGGCGACGAACGACACGCTGGCGATCGTCCGGGCCGCGCGGTCGCTCGTCGGGCCGGCGCTCGCGACCTCCCGCGTGGGCTCCCCGCGGTACAAAAAAGCCGGCGTGATGCTCACAGGGCTCGGCCCAGCGGGCCAGTCGCAGGGCTCGCTGTTCGAGGCGCCCGTCCGCGAGCGGCCCGAGCTGATGGAGGCGATGGACCGGATCGCGCGGCGGTTCGGGCGGGCGGCCGTCGTGCCGGCCGCGCAGGGGACGCCCGACGAGCTCCGCGCCGTCCACGCCGGCCGGAGCCCGGCCTGGGGCATGCGCCGCGACTTCCTCTCGCCGCGCTACACGACGGTGTGGGACGAGATCCCGACCGCCCGCCTCGACGTCATCGACCCCGCCCGCCTCGGCGCCGAGGCCGAGGGGGCCGGAGGTGGACTCGGTCGGCCGTAG
- a CDS encoding alpha/beta hydrolase: MNLTRTASLALSLALTAPAIAQDGTIYPLDAPAEPNAILLGTGGVEDQPASESWFRQWGDPMARNITTATLTPFLPDPDKANGAAVIVAPGGGFRWLSLGNEGWEVAEALAEQGVAAFVLKYRLHPTPESLDDFRDWMNRPRPAPSDTAQGAAPRPPQRDLSNQLEDAEAAYAMIADRADEWGVDMDRVGMIGFSAGAGLTMHATLHSETMDLAFIGPIYGGMGPVDVPEDAPPMFTAIATDDFLFGGQFGVVESWYAAGVPVELHLYQNGGHGFGLGNPDRTSNRWFDAFMYWLEVNDFLDATSGG, from the coding sequence ATGAACCTGACCAGAACGGCCAGTCTGGCTCTCTCGCTCGCCCTCACTGCGCCGGCCATCGCCCAAGACGGGACGATCTACCCCCTCGACGCCCCCGCCGAGCCGAACGCCATCCTCCTCGGCACCGGCGGCGTCGAGGACCAGCCCGCGTCCGAGTCCTGGTTTCGCCAGTGGGGCGACCCGATGGCGCGGAACATCACGACGGCCACCCTCACGCCCTTCCTGCCCGACCCGGACAAGGCGAACGGCGCGGCCGTCATCGTGGCGCCCGGCGGCGGGTTCCGGTGGCTGTCGCTGGGCAACGAGGGGTGGGAGGTCGCGGAGGCCCTCGCCGAGCAGGGCGTCGCCGCCTTCGTGCTCAAGTACCGGCTCCACCCGACGCCGGAGTCGCTCGACGACTTCCGCGACTGGATGAACCGGCCCCGCCCGGCCCCGTCCGACACCGCGCAGGGCGCCGCGCCGCGCCCGCCGCAGCGGGACCTCTCCAACCAACTCGAAGACGCCGAGGCCGCCTACGCCATGATCGCCGACCGAGCCGACGAGTGGGGCGTCGACATGGACCGCGTGGGCATGATCGGCTTCTCGGCGGGCGCCGGCCTCACGATGCACGCGACGCTCCACTCCGAGACGATGGACCTGGCGTTCATCGGGCCGATCTACGGCGGCATGGGCCCGGTCGACGTGCCCGAGGACGCGCCGCCGATGTTCACCGCGATCGCCACCGACGACTTCCTCTTCGGCGGACAGTTCGGCGTGGTCGAGTCGTGGTACGCCGCGGGCGTGCCGGTCGAGCTCCACCTCTACCAGAACGGCGGCCACGGGTTCGGCCTCGGGAACCCGGACCGGACGAGCAACCGGTGGTTCGACGCCTTTATGTACTGGCTGGAAGTCAACGACTTCCTCGACGCCACCTCGGGAGGCTGA
- a CDS encoding pyridoxal phosphate-dependent aminotransferase yields MEATTLDTAERLAGRLSERIRSVPPSGIRRFFEIAATMDDVISLGIGEPDFVSPAPIIEAAQAGLEAGKTSYTANLGLMELREAIAGELDRLYDLQYAPQNEIIVTVGASEALTIALLAMLDPDDEVLIPEPCFVCYGPLAQFAGGKVVWVPTRAENDFQVTADDIRSRITDKTKLLFLGYPNNPTGAVLRRDTLEEIAEVVVEHDLFVLSDEIYDRLVYGEAFERGHVSVPSLPGMQERTVLVGGFSKGYAMTGWRIGYAAAPKPIMDQLYKAHQYVVMSAPTMAQIGALAGIREAQGAVEEMRQAYDARRRTIVDGLNAAGLPTFEPEGAFYCFPDITSLGLSSEEVAQRLLQEEHVACVPGSAFGPSGEGYLRCSYATALPQIEEAVRRITRFADKVRNEG; encoded by the coding sequence ATGGAAGCCACGACCCTCGACACCGCCGAGCGCCTCGCCGGCCGCCTCTCCGAGCGGATCCGCTCCGTCCCGCCGTCCGGCATCCGCCGCTTCTTCGAGATCGCGGCGACCATGGACGACGTGATCTCGCTGGGCATCGGCGAGCCCGACTTCGTCTCGCCCGCGCCCATCATCGAGGCGGCGCAGGCCGGGCTTGAGGCGGGCAAGACGAGCTACACGGCCAACCTCGGGCTCATGGAGCTCCGCGAGGCCATCGCCGGCGAGCTCGACCGGCTCTACGACCTCCAGTACGCCCCGCAGAACGAGATCATCGTGACCGTCGGCGCCAGCGAGGCGCTCACGATCGCGCTCCTGGCGATGCTCGACCCCGACGACGAGGTCCTCATCCCCGAGCCGTGCTTCGTGTGCTACGGGCCGCTCGCCCAGTTCGCCGGCGGGAAGGTGGTCTGGGTCCCGACGCGCGCCGAGAACGACTTCCAGGTCACGGCCGACGACATCCGCTCGCGCATCACCGACAAGACGAAGCTGCTCTTCCTGGGCTACCCCAACAACCCGACCGGCGCCGTCCTCCGGCGCGACACGCTCGAGGAGATCGCCGAGGTCGTCGTCGAGCACGACCTGTTCGTGCTGTCGGACGAGATCTACGACCGGCTCGTCTACGGCGAGGCGTTCGAGCGCGGCCACGTCTCGGTCCCGTCGCTGCCCGGCATGCAGGAGCGGACGGTCCTCGTGGGGGGCTTCTCGAAGGGCTACGCCATGACGGGCTGGCGGATCGGCTACGCGGCGGCGCCGAAGCCGATCATGGACCAACTCTACAAGGCGCACCAGTACGTCGTGATGAGCGCCCCGACGATGGCCCAGATCGGCGCGCTGGCCGGCATCCGTGAGGCGCAGGGCGCGGTCGAGGAGATGCGCCAGGCCTACGACGCCCGCCGTCGGACGATCGTCGACGGGCTCAACGCGGCCGGGCTCCCCACGTTCGAGCCCGAGGGCGCGTTCTACTGCTTCCCCGACATCACGTCGCTCGGGCTGTCGTCGGAGGAGGTCGCGCAGCGGCTGCTCCAGGAGGAGCACGTGGCGTGCGTGCCGGGCTCGGCGTTCGGGCCGAGCGGGGAGGGCTACCTCCGGTGCTCGTACGCGACGGCGCTCCCGCAGATCGAGGAGGCCGTCCGCCGCATCACGCGGTTCGCTGACAAGGTCCGGAACGAGGGCTGA
- a CDS encoding lysylphosphatidylglycerol synthase transmembrane domain-containing protein, with protein sequence MSVAHRFPARRLLRAAAWLIPLGVALNVGVALLTTDGDAFREVGPVSPAAVVLCVGVALLPWATQSLRIGIWTRFAGHPIGFLSGLRIAAGGVLGSAVTPTAVGGGTIRWALATRRGLPPGHAASFLAVEAVEDLVFFAIALPLALMLSTGDEASSLRAALRSPAPALDDPVFTALLGAAAVGGALAVGARLALSGHLGARARHRARRIAARVRRPLRQTARDVRYVLALVARDGKRWFALSLSLTAVQWIARYSIATFVIALLGGPLRPFLFWILSWMTYAVSSAVPTPGAAGAAEATFYVLHLPFVGPERLVVATAAWRLLMFYVPALVASVAYPALGLAEREPAETAPEAEDDEAAPPLPAHREVASTPWLRERYA encoded by the coding sequence ATGTCGGTCGCCCACCGGTTCCCGGCCCGCCGTCTCCTCCGCGCCGCCGCCTGGCTGATCCCGCTCGGCGTCGCCCTCAACGTCGGGGTCGCGCTCCTCACTACGGACGGCGACGCGTTCCGCGAGGTCGGGCCCGTCTCGCCGGCCGCGGTCGTGCTGTGCGTCGGGGTTGCGCTTCTGCCGTGGGCCACGCAGAGCCTGCGGATCGGGATCTGGACGCGGTTCGCGGGGCACCCCATCGGGTTCCTCAGCGGCCTGCGGATCGCGGCCGGCGGCGTGCTCGGCTCGGCCGTGACGCCGACGGCGGTCGGCGGCGGGACGATCCGTTGGGCGCTCGCCACGCGCCGCGGGCTCCCGCCTGGCCACGCCGCGTCGTTCCTGGCCGTCGAGGCCGTCGAGGACCTCGTGTTCTTCGCCATCGCCCTGCCGCTCGCCCTCATGCTCTCGACTGGCGACGAGGCCTCGTCCCTCCGCGCGGCGTTGCGGTCCCCCGCCCCGGCCCTCGACGACCCCGTGTTCACCGCGCTCCTCGGCGCCGCGGCGGTCGGCGGAGCGCTCGCGGTCGGCGCCCGGCTCGCCCTCTCGGGCCATCTCGGCGCCCGCGCGCGTCACCGCGCCCGACGGATCGCCGCCCGCGTCCGGCGCCCGCTCCGGCAGACGGCCCGCGACGTCCGCTACGTCCTCGCGCTCGTCGCCCGCGACGGGAAGCGGTGGTTCGCGCTTTCGCTGTCGCTCACGGCCGTCCAGTGGATCGCGCGGTACTCGATTGCAACGTTCGTCATCGCGCTCCTGGGCGGCCCGCTCCGGCCGTTCCTCTTCTGGATCCTGAGCTGGATGACGTACGCCGTCTCGTCCGCCGTGCCGACCCCGGGCGCCGCGGGCGCGGCTGAGGCCACGTTCTACGTGCTCCACCTCCCGTTCGTGGGCCCCGAGCGGCTCGTCGTGGCGACGGCCGCGTGGCGGCTGCTGATGTTCTACGTGCCGGCGCTCGTGGCGTCGGTGGCCTACCCCGCGCTGGGCCTCGCCGAGCGCGAACCGGCCGAGACGGCGCCTGAGGCAGAGGACGACGAGGCCGCGCCCCCCCTCCCTGCCCACCGCGAGGTGGCGTCGACGCCCTGGCTCCGCGAGCGGTACGCGTAG
- a CDS encoding aldehyde dehydrogenase family protein: MADAPFLNFIGGEWVAAASGDTFESRNPADTTDVIGSFPSSTADDVARAVEAAKEAFKTWRLVPAPKRGEILKRVGDLMTERKSEIARAMTREMGKPFFETKGDVQEAIDTAYYAMTMGRQLFGHTVPSEMNNKFNMTVRRPIGVCGLITAWNFPVAVPTWKMFPAILSGNTVVFKPSEDAPHSGALLVQVLEDAGVPAGVVNLVQGAGETGQAIVDHEDVAAISFTGSSETGAGIASSAAKRHARVSLEMGGKNPAIVMEDADLDLAMEGMIWGAYGTTGQRCTATSRLIVHEDVHDELVERVKAKASELRLGYGNDDDTDMGPLINQKALDKVTSYMDVAREDGATIAMGGERATGDGLDDGFFFQPTLFTGVTRDMRVAREEIFGPVLSVIKVTSFDEAIEVANDVAYGLSSAVYTSDIARAFRALRDIDAGITYINGPTIGAEAHMSFGGVKATGNGHREGGWEVYDFYTETKTCYIDFSGGLQRAQIDNYDD; the protein is encoded by the coding sequence ATGGCCGACGCGCCCTTCCTCAACTTCATCGGCGGCGAGTGGGTCGCCGCCGCCTCCGGCGACACCTTCGAGAGCCGCAACCCCGCCGACACGACCGACGTGATCGGCAGCTTCCCGTCGAGCACCGCCGACGACGTGGCCCGCGCCGTCGAGGCCGCCAAGGAGGCGTTCAAGACGTGGCGTCTGGTCCCGGCGCCCAAGCGCGGCGAGATCCTCAAGCGCGTCGGCGACCTCATGACCGAGCGGAAGTCCGAGATCGCCCGCGCCATGACGCGCGAGATGGGCAAGCCGTTCTTCGAGACCAAGGGCGACGTCCAGGAGGCCATCGACACGGCCTACTATGCCATGACGATGGGCCGCCAGCTCTTCGGCCACACGGTCCCGTCGGAGATGAACAACAAGTTCAACATGACGGTCCGCCGACCGATCGGCGTGTGCGGCCTCATCACGGCCTGGAACTTCCCGGTGGCCGTTCCGACGTGGAAGATGTTCCCCGCCATCCTGAGCGGCAACACGGTCGTGTTCAAGCCCTCCGAGGACGCCCCGCACTCGGGCGCCCTCCTCGTCCAGGTGCTGGAGGACGCCGGCGTGCCCGCGGGCGTCGTCAACCTCGTCCAGGGCGCCGGCGAGACGGGCCAGGCCATCGTCGACCACGAGGACGTCGCGGCCATCTCGTTCACGGGCTCCTCGGAGACCGGCGCGGGGATCGCCTCCAGCGCCGCCAAGCGGCACGCCCGCGTGTCCCTCGAGATGGGCGGAAAGAACCCGGCCATCGTGATGGAGGACGCCGACCTCGACCTCGCCATGGAGGGGATGATCTGGGGCGCCTACGGCACGACGGGCCAGCGCTGCACCGCGACGAGCCGCCTGATCGTCCACGAGGACGTCCACGACGAGCTCGTGGAGCGCGTCAAGGCGAAAGCCTCCGAGCTCCGGCTCGGGTACGGCAACGACGACGACACGGACATGGGCCCGCTCATCAACCAGAAGGCCCTCGACAAGGTCACGAGCTACATGGACGTGGCCCGCGAGGACGGCGCGACGATCGCCATGGGCGGCGAGCGCGCGACCGGCGACGGCCTCGACGACGGCTTCTTCTTCCAGCCGACGCTCTTCACCGGCGTGACGCGCGACATGCGCGTGGCCCGCGAGGAGATCTTCGGGCCGGTCCTCTCGGTCATCAAGGTCACGTCGTTCGACGAGGCCATCGAGGTCGCCAACGACGTGGCCTACGGGCTCTCGTCGGCCGTCTACACGAGCGACATCGCGCGGGCCTTCCGCGCGCTCCGCGACATCGACGCCGGCATCACCTACATCAACGGGCCGACGATCGGGGCCGAGGCGCACATGAGCTTCGGCGGCGTCAAGGCGACGGGCAACGGCCACCGCGAGGGCGGCTGGGAGGTCTACGACTTCTACACGGAGACGAAGACCTGCTACATCGACTTCTCGGGCGGCCTCCAGCGCGCCCAGATCGACAACTACGACGACTAG
- a CDS encoding peptidoglycan DD-metalloendopeptidase family protein yields the protein MPVSIEKAVGAGAPNRSADVEAVQRALQRASDLTLDPRVHPGPADGLCGDGTEGALERFQRRLGFGRPDARIDPGGVTLAHLNALLAIGEVEMSFPFTRPSTHPFEGPGAGMRAFGARRSSGTRAHAGVDLYFPDFTEVLAIADGVVTRGPEDFYLRTFAIEVDHGPFVARYGELAPDATPPVKKGDEITRGQVVGRVGILKHANGKRLNVPSMMLHFEMYDKTQTGGLTQNSTSRSARWTNGVPFFRRKDLIDPTGFMHRAPLPG from the coding sequence ATGCCCGTCTCCATCGAGAAGGCCGTCGGTGCCGGTGCCCCCAACCGGAGCGCCGACGTCGAGGCCGTCCAGCGCGCGCTCCAGCGCGCCTCCGACCTCACGCTCGACCCGCGCGTCCACCCCGGCCCGGCCGACGGGCTCTGCGGCGACGGGACCGAGGGCGCCCTCGAGCGCTTCCAGCGCCGCCTCGGCTTCGGCCGGCCCGACGCCAGGATCGACCCCGGGGGCGTGACGCTGGCCCACCTCAACGCGCTCCTCGCCATCGGCGAGGTCGAGATGTCGTTCCCCTTCACTCGCCCCTCGACGCACCCGTTCGAGGGCCCCGGCGCGGGGATGCGCGCGTTCGGGGCGCGGCGGTCGAGCGGCACCCGCGCCCACGCCGGCGTCGACCTCTATTTCCCCGACTTCACCGAGGTCCTCGCGATCGCCGACGGCGTCGTGACGCGCGGGCCGGAGGACTTCTACCTCCGGACGTTCGCCATCGAGGTCGACCACGGCCCGTTCGTCGCCCGCTACGGCGAGCTCGCGCCGGACGCCACGCCACCCGTCAAGAAAGGGGACGAGATCACGCGTGGGCAAGTCGTCGGCCGGGTCGGTATCCTCAAGCACGCCAACGGCAAGCGGCTCAACGTGCCCTCGATGATGCTGCACTTCGAGATGTACGACAAGACGCAGACGGGCGGGCTCACCCAGAACAGCACGTCCCGGTCAGCGCGGTGGACGAATGGGGTCCCGTTTTTCCGCCGAAAGGACCTCATCGACCCGACGGGATTCATGCACCGCGCGCCGCTCCCGGGCTGA
- a CDS encoding exopolysaccharide biosynthesis polyprenyl glycosylphosphotransferase, with translation METVLLSPDRSFSRRRELARSHTACHTKRRLGNASSVAAAEGVALAVALFVAGFVRQLLMGEAGSQIGWGWGVVPLYLGVSLMSGLLPGWGLGAAEELRRVVMVIGGVFATTVVGLWLANVNGPGGDASSRLAIGAAGVLALGLVPLARWSVKSALVRRDAWGVPAVVYGAGLAGARVVRQLQEERGIGYTPVAVFSDDIDAWGGFLDAIPIVGDTSQVAPEAAVAFLALPEADRDHQIDLLEGPLSCYATVVVVPDLFEAPSLWVTPRDIAGVLGLELTSTLTRTAPRFVKRTADLLVAIGLAPLWAPLVGLLALWVWLADRHNPFYAQERVGADGALFKAWKLRTMVPNAERVLRDALDADPVLRAEWEEHFKLERDPRITAPGRFLRRTSLDEIPQIVNVLRGEMSLVGPRPLPRYHHEELSERVRSLRERVRPGITGLWQVSGRSDAGNLGMERWDPYYVRNWSPWLDAVILVRTVRVVAQGSGAY, from the coding sequence ATGGAAACCGTTCTCCTCTCGCCGGACCGCTCGTTCTCACGCCGCCGCGAGCTCGCCCGGTCCCACACGGCGTGCCACACGAAGCGGCGGCTCGGCAACGCGTCGTCGGTGGCGGCGGCCGAGGGGGTGGCCCTGGCCGTCGCGCTGTTCGTGGCCGGGTTCGTCCGCCAGCTTCTCATGGGGGAGGCCGGGTCCCAGATCGGCTGGGGATGGGGCGTGGTGCCGCTCTACCTCGGCGTGTCCCTGATGTCCGGCCTGCTGCCGGGCTGGGGGCTGGGCGCAGCTGAGGAGCTCCGGCGCGTCGTGATGGTGATCGGGGGCGTGTTCGCCACGACCGTCGTCGGTCTGTGGCTGGCGAACGTGAACGGCCCGGGCGGCGACGCGTCGAGCCGGCTGGCGATCGGCGCGGCCGGCGTTCTGGCGCTCGGGCTCGTGCCGCTCGCGCGGTGGAGCGTGAAGTCGGCGCTCGTGCGGCGCGACGCGTGGGGCGTGCCGGCCGTCGTCTATGGGGCGGGCCTCGCGGGCGCCCGCGTCGTGCGCCAGCTTCAGGAGGAGCGCGGCATCGGGTACACGCCCGTCGCCGTGTTCTCCGACGACATCGACGCCTGGGGCGGATTCCTCGACGCCATCCCGATCGTGGGCGACACGTCGCAGGTGGCGCCCGAGGCGGCCGTCGCCTTCCTCGCGCTCCCCGAAGCCGACCGCGACCACCAGATCGACCTCCTCGAAGGGCCGCTCTCGTGCTACGCCACCGTCGTCGTCGTGCCCGACCTGTTCGAGGCGCCGAGCCTCTGGGTCACGCCCCGCGACATCGCCGGCGTCCTCGGCCTCGAACTGACCTCGACGCTCACGCGGACCGCGCCCCGCTTCGTCAAGCGAACGGCCGACCTCCTGGTGGCCATCGGCCTCGCGCCGCTGTGGGCTCCGCTCGTCGGCCTCCTCGCCCTGTGGGTGTGGCTCGCCGACCGCCACAACCCGTTCTATGCCCAGGAGCGTGTCGGTGCCGACGGCGCCCTCTTTAAAGCCTGGAAGCTCCGCACGATGGTCCCGAACGCCGAACGAGTCCTTCGAGACGCCCTCGACGCCGACCCCGTGCTCCGCGCCGAGTGGGAGGAGCACTTCAAGCTGGAGCGGGACCCGCGCATCACCGCGCCCGGCCGGTTCCTCCGCCGGACGAGCCTCGACGAGATTCCGCAGATCGTCAACGTGCTCCGCGGTGAGATGAGCCTCGTCGGGCCCCGGCCCCTCCCGCGATACCACCACGAGGAACTGAGCGAGCGTGTCCGGTCGCTCCGCGAGCGCGTCCGGCCCGGGATCACCGGCCTGTGGCAGGTGTCCGGCCGGAGCGACGCCGGCAACCTCGGGATGGAGCGGTGGGACCCGTACTACGTCCGGAACTGGTCGCCGTGGCTCGACGCCGTGATCCTCGTGCGGACCGTCCGCGTCGTGGCCCAGGGCTCCGGAGCCTACTGA